A single genomic interval of Alistipes sp. ZOR0009 harbors:
- the pepT gene encoding peptidase T, with product MSENILDKFLRYVKIDTESDPNSKSYPSTEKQRVLGRLLEEELKAIGLANVDVDEHGYVTATLPSNVDKKVPTIAFMAHMDTSPDMSGANVKPQLWPNYDGNDILLNKETGLTLKVADFPEIADYVGQTIITTDGTTLLGADDKAGIAAIMSAMEYMVQHPEIKHGDIRVAFSHDEEIGCGVDYFNVEKLNADFGYTIDGGAIGELEFENFNAAGAVVKIQGRNIHPGYAKDKMLNAILIGQEFNAMLPVNQRPEYTTGYDGFYHLMKFDGTVEHATFQYIIRDHDRAKFEAKKIEIQRVAEFLNQRYGAGCVTVEIKDQYFNMREMVEPHYHIIENAVKAMEMADVKPHIMPIRGGTDGARLSFMGLPCPNIFAGGHNFHGKFEYIPLESMVKAKEVIVNIASLYAE from the coding sequence ATGTCAGAGAATATTTTAGACAAATTTTTGCGTTACGTAAAGATCGATACAGAATCCGACCCTAACTCAAAATCATATCCAAGCACCGAAAAGCAAAGAGTACTTGGTCGCCTGCTCGAAGAAGAACTTAAAGCGATTGGCCTAGCAAACGTAGATGTTGATGAACATGGCTACGTAACGGCAACCTTACCTTCGAATGTAGACAAAAAGGTGCCAACCATTGCCTTTATGGCGCACATGGATACTAGCCCAGATATGTCTGGAGCCAACGTTAAGCCTCAGCTTTGGCCAAACTACGACGGAAACGACATACTTCTAAATAAGGAAACAGGCCTTACCCTAAAGGTGGCCGACTTCCCAGAAATTGCTGATTACGTAGGTCAAACCATTATTACTACCGACGGAACCACCCTTTTGGGTGCAGATGATAAAGCGGGGATTGCAGCCATTATGTCGGCCATGGAATACATGGTACAGCACCCTGAAATTAAGCATGGAGACATTCGAGTTGCCTTTTCGCACGACGAGGAGATTGGCTGCGGTGTAGACTACTTCAACGTAGAGAAACTAAACGCCGATTTTGGCTACACCATTGATGGAGGTGCAATTGGCGAACTCGAGTTCGAAAATTTCAACGCGGCAGGTGCTGTGGTAAAGATTCAGGGTCGCAACATACATCCAGGCTATGCTAAAGACAAAATGCTAAATGCCATCCTTATTGGACAAGAATTTAACGCCATGCTACCCGTAAATCAGCGCCCAGAATATACCACTGGCTACGATGGTTTCTACCACCTAATGAAATTTGACGGAACAGTAGAGCATGCCACCTTCCAGTACATCATCCGCGACCACGATCGCGCCAAGTTTGAGGCAAAAAAAATAGAGATTCAGCGCGTAGCCGAATTCCTAAATCAACGTTATGGAGCAGGCTGCGTTACCGTGGAGATTAAAGATCAATACTTTAACATGCGCGAAATGGTTGAACCTCATTACCACATCATCGAAAATGCGGTGAAAGCAATGGAGATGGCCGACGTTAAACCACACATCATGCCAATCCGCGGTGGTACCGATGGCGCTAGACTTTCGTTCATGGGACTACCATGCCCTAATATATTTGCCGGTGGCCATAACTTCCACGGAAAATTTGAGTACATTCCTTTAGAGTCCATGGTAAAAGCAAAAGAAGTTATTGTTAATATTGCATCGCTTTACGCTGAGTAA
- a CDS encoding S41 family peptidase gives MSYDNKKRDILLPILIASSLIVGILIGLQLRENDIKRSRLFSSKSDKLNAIMNYIEEEYVDTIAKDSLVEKTIPLMMSNLDPHSVYIPAKELDGVNESLDGEFTGIGVEFNMPKDTIVVLNTIPGGPSQKVGIMSGDRIVKINDTLVAGIKFPQDQIMKRLRGVTGSKVKVSVRRLGVAQLINFSITRGKIPVKSVDVAYMVEPRVGYIKISKFAKDTYEEFVQALDKLHNQGMTKVIMDLRGNTGGYLDQAVKIVNEFLPEGSLIVYTQGKARPRQNLYAESNGAAKKDELVILIDEESASASEIVAGAIQDNDRGMIIGRRSFGKGLVQEQASLTDGSAIRLTVARYYTPTGRSIQKPYKLGDGVDYYMDLNKRYAHGEMANQDSIKQNEKLKYKTPSGKIVYGGGGIMPDIFVPLDTVGVGNFYKKVYEQSLIFKFTADFSDKHRHDLQKITSLRNLKAYLTGHNLMGQFVQFAVNNGVYPKGRELGQSYKLIDAQIKAFIGRNTPLNDEGFYPFIEPIDNVLKRAIKEMHTKKYVASKAKR, from the coding sequence ATGTCATACGACAATAAGAAACGCGATATTCTTCTTCCCATTTTAATAGCATCCTCGCTTATTGTAGGAATTCTTATAGGCCTTCAGCTGCGAGAGAATGACATTAAGCGTAGTCGGCTTTTTAGTTCAAAATCAGATAAACTAAATGCCATTATGAACTACATAGAGGAAGAGTATGTCGATACCATAGCAAAGGATTCTTTGGTAGAGAAAACCATTCCTTTGATGATGTCAAATTTGGATCCTCACTCCGTTTACATACCAGCAAAAGAGTTGGATGGGGTAAATGAATCTTTGGACGGGGAATTTACTGGTATTGGTGTAGAGTTCAATATGCCCAAGGATACAATTGTAGTTTTAAATACGATACCAGGTGGTCCTTCCCAAAAAGTAGGAATCATGTCTGGAGATAGGATTGTGAAAATAAACGATACCCTTGTTGCTGGAATAAAATTTCCTCAAGACCAAATAATGAAAAGGCTGAGAGGAGTAACTGGTTCTAAGGTAAAAGTGAGTGTTAGGCGCTTAGGCGTGGCTCAACTCATAAATTTTTCCATAACAAGAGGGAAGATTCCTGTTAAAAGTGTCGATGTAGCCTATATGGTAGAACCTCGAGTGGGGTATATCAAGATTTCTAAATTTGCGAAAGATACCTATGAAGAATTTGTGCAGGCTCTTGATAAGTTGCATAATCAAGGCATGACCAAAGTTATTATGGATCTTAGGGGGAATACTGGAGGTTATTTAGATCAGGCCGTCAAAATTGTTAATGAGTTTTTGCCGGAAGGGAGTTTGATTGTTTACACTCAGGGGAAAGCGCGACCTCGCCAGAATTTGTATGCAGAGTCTAATGGGGCTGCGAAAAAGGATGAGTTGGTAATTCTTATAGATGAGGAAAGTGCTTCTGCCAGCGAAATTGTTGCAGGAGCAATTCAGGATAATGATAGAGGGATGATTATTGGTCGTCGCTCATTTGGAAAAGGATTGGTGCAAGAGCAGGCTAGCTTAACCGATGGCTCTGCCATTAGGCTTACCGTTGCTCGATACTATACGCCAACAGGTCGTTCAATTCAGAAACCATACAAGCTTGGTGATGGAGTTGACTACTACATGGATCTCAACAAGCGTTACGCACATGGAGAGATGGCAAACCAAGATAGCATTAAGCAAAACGAAAAGTTAAAGTATAAGACTCCTAGTGGAAAAATAGTATATGGAGGTGGTGGTATTATGCCAGATATCTTTGTTCCTTTAGATACTGTTGGTGTTGGAAATTTCTATAAAAAGGTGTACGAGCAGAGCCTGATTTTTAAGTTTACCGCCGATTTTTCAGATAAACACAGGCATGATCTTCAAAAAATAACATCATTAAGAAATCTAAAAGCATACTTGACGGGTCACAATCTAATGGGACAGTTTGTTCAATTTGCCGTTAATAATGGTGTTTATCCAAAGGGTAGGGAGTTAGGTCAATCGTATAAACTGATCGATGCTCAGATCAAAGCGTTTATTGGGCGTAATACCCCTTTGAATGATGAAGGTTTTTACCCTTTTATAGAGCCTATAGACAATGTTCTAAAGAGAGCAATAAAAGAGATGCACACGAAGAAATATGTGGCATCGAAAGCCAAGAGATAG
- a CDS encoding deoxycytidylate deaminase — protein MDSCQELTNSTEKQLQFDQRYLEMARIWAKNSYCVRRKVGALIVKDRMIISDGYNGTPAGFANVCEDEEGKTFPFVLHAEANAISKVAKSNNSSQGATLYITASPCVECSKLIIQAGIIRVVYIDLYHNTDGIDLLLKAGIQVDRITI, from the coding sequence ATGGACTCATGCCAAGAATTGACTAACAGCACCGAAAAACAGCTTCAATTCGACCAGCGCTACCTTGAAATGGCTCGAATATGGGCGAAAAATTCTTACTGTGTAAGACGTAAGGTTGGTGCGCTTATCGTAAAGGATCGGATGATAATTTCCGATGGATATAATGGAACGCCTGCGGGCTTTGCCAATGTGTGCGAGGACGAGGAGGGTAAAACTTTTCCTTTTGTTTTGCATGCCGAAGCAAATGCCATTAGCAAAGTCGCCAAAAGTAATAACTCAAGTCAAGGTGCTACGCTTTACATTACGGCATCTCCCTGCGTAGAGTGCTCTAAGTTGATTATTCAAGCAGGTATCATACGAGTTGTTTATATAGACCTATATCATAATACAGATGGAATCGATCTACTCCTGAAAGCAGGAATTCAAGTAGACCGTATTACCATTTAA
- a CDS encoding glutaminyl-peptide cyclotransferase produces MIVNLGKLLAVSVVSVIFQSCDGNSNKVASSAEEIKALPLIEMSSPKDGELIAEGTSVPVKYSLPEGVKDVDSTVISFNGKVVSRGTEPAVVIQTTGLKMGRQEIKIEAYKGGAVAAEKYSSISIKSANKPTQYTYNVLKTYPHDTRAYTQGLTFDNNILYEGTGQKGESELRIVDLKSGAVKKSLQLPSDIFGEGIAILGDKIFQLSWQEQRGFVYDKRSFEKLREFMYPCEGWGLTTDGTVLFLSDGTNVIRVFDPEKLIEISRIEVYDDKSSVAYLNELEYINGEIWANIYMTDNIARIDPKTGQVLGYIDFKGLLPKADYGPDTDVLNGIAYNSHTGQLFVTGKKWPKLFEIKVQKK; encoded by the coding sequence ATGATAGTGAATTTAGGTAAGCTACTTGCTGTTTCTGTCGTTTCTGTAATTTTTCAGTCATGTGATGGAAACTCAAATAAGGTAGCAAGCAGCGCAGAGGAAATAAAGGCGCTGCCTTTAATTGAAATGTCATCTCCGAAGGATGGAGAGCTGATCGCAGAAGGAACTTCTGTGCCTGTAAAATATTCACTTCCCGAGGGCGTGAAGGATGTAGACTCTACCGTGATCTCTTTTAATGGAAAGGTAGTCTCGAGAGGAACGGAACCAGCGGTGGTTATACAAACAACGGGATTGAAAATGGGGCGTCAGGAAATTAAGATAGAAGCCTATAAAGGAGGTGCCGTTGCCGCTGAGAAGTATAGCTCAATCAGCATTAAATCTGCAAATAAGCCAACACAATATACTTATAACGTCCTTAAAACATATCCACACGATACTCGTGCCTATACGCAAGGATTAACTTTCGATAATAATATTTTGTACGAAGGAACGGGACAAAAAGGAGAATCGGAGTTGAGGATTGTTGATCTCAAATCGGGCGCTGTTAAGAAAAGTCTTCAGCTTCCTAGTGATATATTTGGGGAAGGAATTGCGATTTTAGGAGATAAGATTTTTCAGCTATCATGGCAAGAACAGCGCGGCTTTGTGTACGACAAGCGGTCGTTTGAAAAGCTTCGTGAGTTTATGTACCCTTGTGAAGGTTGGGGGCTTACTACCGATGGAACCGTTTTATTTCTCAGCGATGGGACGAATGTCATCAGAGTTTTTGATCCTGAAAAGCTGATTGAAATTTCGCGTATTGAGGTATACGATGATAAAAGTTCTGTGGCTTATTTGAATGAGCTTGAGTATATTAATGGAGAAATATGGGCAAATATTTATATGACAGATAATATTGCTCGAATTGATCCCAAAACAGGACAAGTTCTTGGTTATATTGATTTTAAAGGGCTACTTCCTAAGGCCGATTACGGTCCTGATACTGATGTTCTAAATGGAATTGCTTACAATTCTCATACGGGGCAGCTATTTGTAACTGGGAAAAAATGGCCAAAATTGTTTGAAATCAAGGTACAGAAAAAGTAA
- a CDS encoding LysO family transporter: protein MLAVIILFIIGFGVGLLIRRWLKTTKPIEYMVTIAIWLLLFILGASVGTNRVVMENLPTLGIWALVIAAGAIGGSIATVSLIQHYFFSQNKSKK, encoded by the coding sequence ATGCTTGCGGTAATTATTCTCTTTATTATTGGTTTTGGTGTAGGATTACTCATTCGCCGATGGCTTAAAACCACGAAGCCAATAGAATATATGGTAACCATTGCAATCTGGCTACTACTATTTATCCTTGGCGCAAGCGTTGGAACAAACCGGGTCGTAATGGAAAACCTGCCCACGCTTGGTATATGGGCTCTTGTAATTGCAGCAGGAGCAATTGGTGGCAGCATTGCGACTGTATCCCTCATTCAACACTATTTTTTCAGCCAAAATAAAAGTAAGAAATGA
- a CDS encoding CDP-alcohol phosphatidyltransferase family protein produces MTQSGFIKNIPNSITSLNLVSGIIAIALAFHGQLTGAGIFILLAAVFDFFDGMVARLLNVHSEIGKELDSLADVVSFGVAPAVIMLQMMAQSLMPEDLFIGFFESFSNNGIDPLAKLLLYLNAGGMNFWVYFFLAIPFFIAVFSAFRLAKFNLDTRQTTSFIGLPTPANAIFILSLGIIVEHTHSTSLLNFILHPMTLFSITALFSFLLVCELPMFALKFKNFSFKNNALKYGFITVSVTLLAALQLYALPLIILLYIATSFVIWVTTELKSDNKMLY; encoded by the coding sequence ATGACCCAATCAGGTTTTATTAAGAATATTCCTAATAGCATAACCTCCCTAAATTTAGTCTCGGGGATAATTGCAATAGCCTTAGCGTTTCATGGTCAACTAACAGGTGCTGGAATCTTCATACTACTTGCTGCTGTTTTCGATTTTTTTGACGGAATGGTCGCTCGCCTTTTAAATGTTCACTCAGAAATTGGCAAGGAGCTTGATTCTCTTGCTGATGTGGTTAGTTTTGGGGTAGCACCGGCTGTTATCATGCTTCAAATGATGGCTCAATCGTTAATGCCCGAAGATTTATTTATCGGTTTCTTTGAATCTTTTTCGAACAACGGAATAGATCCGCTCGCAAAACTTCTTTTATACCTAAATGCTGGAGGCATGAACTTCTGGGTTTACTTCTTTTTAGCTATACCTTTCTTTATAGCCGTTTTTTCGGCCTTTCGACTAGCAAAATTCAACCTAGATACACGCCAAACAACCTCCTTCATTGGGCTTCCAACTCCAGCAAACGCAATCTTCATTTTGTCATTGGGAATAATTGTTGAGCACACCCACTCCACATCACTCCTAAACTTCATTCTTCACCCAATGACACTGTTCTCCATCACCGCACTATTTTCATTTTTGCTTGTTTGTGAGCTCCCGATGTTTGCCCTAAAGTTTAAAAATTTCAGCTTTAAAAATAACGCTCTGAAATACGGATTTATCACCGTTTCGGTAACATTACTAGCCGCATTACAGCTATACGCTTTGCCCCTTATCATACTACTTTACATTGCCACCTCCTTTGTAATATGGGTTACCACTGAGCTTAAAAGCGATAACAAGATGCTTTACTAG
- a CDS encoding hydrolase, with translation MYRIAVDFDGTIVENCYPKIGKPLPFAFETLKALQQKGCMLILWTCREGTLLEDAVKYCSAMGVEFYAVNKNYPEESLESPSSRKIDAQYYLDDRGLPAFMGWGETFQYLFPDDGRSFKKKRFKIF, from the coding sequence ATGTACAGAATTGCAGTAGATTTTGATGGAACTATTGTAGAGAATTGCTACCCTAAAATAGGAAAGCCGCTACCTTTTGCATTTGAAACGCTAAAGGCATTGCAACAGAAGGGTTGTATGCTCATTTTGTGGACGTGTCGCGAAGGAACCCTATTGGAGGATGCCGTGAAGTATTGTTCTGCGATGGGGGTAGAGTTTTATGCCGTAAATAAAAACTATCCCGAAGAATCACTTGAGAGTCCGTCGTCAAGAAAAATAGATGCCCAGTACTATTTGGATGATAGAGGGTTGCCAGCCTTCATGGGGTGGGGCGAAACTTTTCAGTATCTTTTCCCTGATGATGGGAGATCTTTTAAGAAAAAACGTTTTAAAATATTTTAG
- a CDS encoding YkgJ family cysteine cluster protein yields the protein MTTELADILRRAKDNQKKIKAFFERLKQRKVKNLDSLFHELHDEVFQEVDCLDCAGCCSTISPIVTDNDISRVAKHLRIKPSQMLDQYLYMDSDSDYVFKVTPCPFLMDDKCCSVYEVRPRACREYPHTDRVNMQQILSITYKNTFFCPAVALVVERLQQRLG from the coding sequence ATGACAACAGAACTTGCTGATATACTTCGTAGAGCTAAGGATAACCAGAAAAAAATCAAGGCGTTTTTTGAGCGGCTGAAGCAACGAAAGGTGAAAAATTTAGACTCGCTATTTCATGAGTTACACGATGAGGTTTTTCAAGAAGTTGATTGCCTCGATTGTGCAGGATGCTGTTCTACGATCAGCCCTATAGTTACAGATAATGATATATCTCGGGTGGCAAAGCATTTGCGCATAAAACCTTCTCAGATGCTAGACCAATATTTATATATGGATTCGGACAGCGACTATGTGTTTAAGGTGACACCTTGTCCCTTTTTAATGGACGATAAGTGTTGTAGTGTATATGAGGTTAGGCCTAGAGCCTGCCGCGAGTATCCGCATACAGACCGCGTGAATATGCAGCAGATACTGAGTATAACCTATAAAAATACGTTCTTCTGTCCCGCAGTTGCGCTAGTTGTAGAGCGACTGCAGCAGCGTTTGGGATAG
- a CDS encoding outer membrane beta-barrel protein produces the protein MLLLVATYQRSFPQRFPVFANLSVGPSFAVGDFASKNSNSGGFAKTGFNVLLNGGVLFNSNFGFGVMANATFSKMSDSNWGDNPKYLYNALLVGPVFSVPASQRVRIDMRMMGGYSQLQINDGFAMDVSGCGFSYDAGVSLRCFIGTHWTVNASLDYFDAKIKYRYDYGEQKVQALNITFGAGFNF, from the coding sequence ATGCTACTGTTAGTGGCTACCTATCAACGTTCTTTTCCACAGCGTTTTCCCGTATTCGCCAATTTATCAGTTGGTCCATCTTTTGCGGTGGGAGATTTTGCAAGTAAAAATTCCAATTCAGGAGGTTTTGCCAAAACAGGTTTTAATGTTCTGCTTAATGGTGGAGTTTTGTTTAATAGCAACTTCGGTTTTGGGGTTATGGCCAATGCAACTTTCTCTAAAATGTCAGATTCTAATTGGGGGGATAATCCAAAATATCTTTACAATGCTTTGTTGGTGGGGCCTGTATTTAGCGTTCCCGCTTCTCAAAGAGTAAGAATCGATATGCGGATGATGGGAGGGTATTCTCAGCTTCAAATAAATGATGGCTTTGCGATGGATGTCTCTGGCTGTGGTTTTTCTTATGATGCAGGGGTTAGCTTACGTTGTTTTATAGGAACGCATTGGACAGTTAATGCCTCTTTAGATTATTTTGATGCGAAAATAAAGTATCGGTACGACTATGGAGAGCAAAAGGTGCAGGCGTTAAATATAACTTTTGGTGCAGGATTTAATTTTTAA
- a CDS encoding Crp/Fnr family transcriptional regulator has product MRHHEIDANFYIENVYSVFAHLTPEDREQIKEHCTWHRYRKGDIIFKEGDKPAGLVILVSGKIKLFKEGVGGREQIVRMSRPSSMIGYRALFAEENYISSVQAIEESIICVVDKATLYRIMRSNIDMTFAILKAVASELGFSTNRTVTLTQKHIRGRLAESLVFLKETYGYEDDGATLKVYLSREDLANLSNMTTSNAIRTLSSFASEDIIHLDGRRIKILDFNKLERISELG; this is encoded by the coding sequence ATGAGGCATCACGAAATTGACGCAAACTTTTACATCGAGAATGTCTACAGCGTATTTGCACATCTCACACCTGAAGACAGAGAACAGATAAAAGAACACTGCACATGGCATAGATACCGTAAAGGAGACATCATCTTCAAAGAGGGTGATAAACCTGCAGGGTTGGTAATACTTGTAAGCGGAAAGATTAAGCTATTCAAGGAGGGAGTTGGAGGACGCGAACAGATAGTAAGAATGTCCAGACCAAGCAGCATGATAGGCTATCGCGCGCTTTTTGCTGAAGAAAATTACATTTCCTCGGTACAGGCCATTGAGGAGAGCATTATTTGCGTGGTAGACAAAGCAACTCTTTATCGAATTATGCGCAGCAATATCGATATGACATTTGCAATACTAAAAGCGGTTGCTTCCGAATTAGGATTCTCTACAAACAGAACCGTAACGCTTACCCAAAAGCACATTCGAGGACGGCTTGCCGAGTCCCTTGTTTTTCTAAAGGAAACTTATGGTTATGAAGATGATGGAGCGACTCTAAAGGTTTACCTATCACGTGAAGATCTGGCAAATCTATCCAACATGACCACCTCAAATGCGATTCGAACGCTTTCCAGCTTTGCCTCAGAGGATATAATCCATTTAGATGGACGACGCATTAAAATTCTCGATTTTAACAAACTTGAACGAATTAGTGAGCTAGGTTAA
- a CDS encoding Sua5/YciO/YrdC/YwlC family protein: protein MKTNDANIKDTNVATKESFQIKLHGCVQGVGLRRLACTIASKMGVAGTAKYDGDGLKLTISADKDTVNIFLKKILGESSTQAIIERFEVSPTKGASYKNFIIEESESCETPTARPTPDLGLCTSCRNELFDPASPWYRFPFISCNNCGWRFSITEHLPSIRDNLTIRNFRIAPKDDAFSAESRRYLAETVISQNDHPEISMFDSNNTIIANGEDEVITAAVLLLKQGKIIALKETSCFYLIADANADNAVKTIRKRKNSGKPFNFIYPNLTLIEKDFSIEEHHRTELLENSGFVLLHKQALAELSESATLGLSKIGVMLPSSPIMALIAHDFEKPIAITSANHSGEAAFFENERYLEANSSLGDYTVLYNADMTTTQEESIIQFTNIKKRKIIVRRSRGMAPNHYGYTPKSERTLLATGASTRGGFALIHNRNTFVCQNLGDSSNLQVQHSYKETLEYYKTLLKANPKVVLSDFHPNYFSHQIAEKIAEELRIPSDTIQHHKAHFAAVLAENGLFNTTSPVLGVIWDGAGLGDDSHFWGGEFFLYNSGSMSRIAHLSYYPYLIGEKTAFEPRISAISLCSHIEPKENLESRFSEREWLYYNKLLGARVSTQCSSIARLIDGVASILNLCNRQSFEDNAAILLEDEASKFVSKNGHSKVQLYVHEDTELDEALDPTLILEQIFEDLKKNIETDFIAYKFFYTLAYVAILAAKKQNTTQIAFSGSVFQHVLLVDILDLFYGDKYQLYFHKQLSPNDECVSFGQLVYYDQAIDSLFSDITLG from the coding sequence GTGAAAACAAACGATGCAAATATTAAGGATACGAATGTAGCAACAAAGGAGAGTTTCCAAATCAAGTTGCATGGATGTGTTCAAGGTGTTGGACTTAGAAGGCTTGCTTGCACAATTGCCAGCAAAATGGGAGTAGCAGGAACTGCAAAATACGATGGAGATGGATTAAAACTTACAATTTCTGCGGATAAAGACACTGTAAATATCTTTCTAAAAAAAATTTTAGGGGAGTCATCCACACAAGCCATAATAGAACGATTTGAAGTAAGTCCTACAAAAGGAGCATCATACAAGAACTTCATCATAGAAGAATCCGAATCGTGTGAAACCCCAACTGCAAGACCAACCCCAGATTTAGGTCTCTGCACAAGCTGCCGGAACGAACTCTTTGATCCAGCAAGCCCCTGGTACAGATTTCCCTTTATTTCGTGCAATAACTGCGGTTGGAGGTTTTCTATTACAGAGCATCTTCCGTCTATTAGAGACAACCTCACAATACGAAATTTTCGGATTGCTCCCAAGGATGATGCATTTAGCGCTGAGAGCCGGAGATATTTGGCAGAAACAGTTATTTCGCAAAACGACCATCCAGAAATTTCGATGTTTGACAGTAATAATACAATTATTGCAAACGGAGAAGACGAAGTCATTACGGCTGCCGTTTTACTGCTAAAACAAGGAAAGATAATAGCTTTAAAGGAAACATCCTGCTTCTATCTAATTGCAGATGCAAATGCCGATAATGCAGTAAAAACCATACGAAAACGTAAAAACAGCGGAAAACCTTTCAATTTTATATATCCAAACTTAACCTTAATCGAAAAAGATTTCTCAATCGAGGAGCACCATCGTACTGAACTACTAGAAAATTCAGGATTCGTTCTACTACATAAACAGGCATTAGCCGAACTTTCAGAGTCGGCCACATTAGGTCTATCCAAGATTGGGGTAATGCTCCCCAGTAGCCCCATAATGGCCCTAATTGCCCACGATTTTGAAAAACCAATTGCTATCACCAGCGCAAACCATAGTGGTGAAGCCGCGTTCTTTGAAAATGAACGCTACCTCGAAGCAAACTCCTCGTTAGGAGACTACACTGTTCTGTACAATGCAGACATGACAACAACTCAAGAAGAAAGCATTATCCAATTTACAAATATTAAGAAACGAAAAATAATAGTACGGCGCTCTAGAGGGATGGCACCTAACCACTACGGCTATACACCAAAGTCTGAAAGGACACTACTAGCTACAGGAGCGTCAACTCGCGGTGGCTTTGCCTTGATACACAACAGAAACACCTTTGTTTGCCAAAATCTGGGAGACAGTTCAAATCTGCAAGTTCAACACTCCTATAAAGAAACACTCGAATACTACAAAACACTACTTAAAGCTAATCCCAAAGTCGTTTTATCAGACTTTCATCCCAACTATTTTAGCCATCAAATTGCGGAAAAAATTGCCGAAGAATTGAGAATTCCATCAGACACAATCCAGCACCACAAGGCTCATTTCGCCGCTGTTCTTGCCGAAAATGGATTATTTAACACCACCTCTCCAGTACTAGGAGTTATTTGGGATGGAGCAGGCCTCGGCGATGACTCCCACTTTTGGGGTGGAGAGTTTTTTTTGTACAATTCAGGATCAATGAGCCGAATAGCACATCTTAGCTACTACCCCTACTTAATTGGAGAAAAAACGGCTTTTGAACCCCGCATAAGCGCTATCTCCTTATGCTCGCATATAGAACCCAAAGAAAATCTCGAATCCAGATTTAGCGAGCGAGAATGGCTTTACTACAACAAACTTCTAGGAGCCCGAGTGTCTACTCAATGCTCATCTATAGCACGTCTAATAGATGGAGTTGCCTCGATACTTAACCTATGCAACCGGCAATCTTTCGAAGACAATGCGGCTATTCTATTGGAAGATGAGGCTTCTAAATTTGTATCAAAAAATGGCCACTCTAAAGTCCAACTCTACGTTCATGAAGATACCGAGCTGGACGAAGCATTAGATCCTACACTAATATTAGAACAGATTTTTGAAGACCTTAAAAAAAATATTGAGACTGATTTTATTGCCTATAAATTCTTTTACACGCTAGCTTATGTAGCCATTCTTGCAGCAAAGAAACAAAATACAACACAAATAGCCTTTAGTGGATCTGTCTTTCAGCATGTGCTGCTTGTTGACATTCTTGACCTTTTTTATGGAGACAAGTATCAACTTTACTTCCATAAGCAGCTTTCTCCAAATGATGAATGCGTCTCTTTTGGCCAGCTCGTTTATTACGATCAAGCCATAGACAGTCTTTTTTCTGACATTACACTTGGTTAG
- a CDS encoding lysine exporter LysO family protein: MKGSLIVLAIFLLGMVLAYLGVLPQQMEEYDLSTASLYFLMFMVGVSIGVDEHAISILKSVNYKIVLVPIGIVVGTILGSLLVSIIVKGIDTKNVLAIGSGFGYYSLSSIFIGRASGNEMGVVALLANMIREISTLMLAPLYVRLFGKLAPVAAAGATSMDTCLPMIMKYSGKDVAIIALFSGIALTVLVPFLVVFILSI, from the coding sequence ATGAAAGGCAGCCTAATTGTACTAGCCATATTCCTACTAGGAATGGTACTTGCATACCTTGGTGTGCTCCCTCAACAAATGGAAGAATACGACCTAAGTACCGCATCTCTTTATTTTCTAATGTTCATGGTAGGAGTAAGCATTGGGGTAGATGAGCATGCCATCAGCATACTAAAATCGGTAAACTACAAAATAGTTCTAGTCCCAATAGGTATTGTGGTAGGAACTATACTAGGCTCATTGCTGGTCTCCATAATAGTAAAAGGAATAGACACCAAAAATGTACTTGCGATCGGCTCTGGTTTCGGGTACTATAGCCTATCAAGCATTTTTATTGGCCGAGCAAGCGGCAATGAAATGGGGGTTGTTGCTCTTCTTGCCAACATGATTCGTGAAATTTCTACGCTCATGCTAGCACCGCTTTATGTACGTTTATTTGGCAAGTTAGCACCAGTTGCAGCAGCAGGCGCTACATCAATGGATACATGCCTTCCGATGATAATGAAATACTCGGGAAAGGATGTTGCAATAATAGCCTTATTCAGCGGTATTGCCCTAACTGTGCTCGTACCATTTTTAGTTGTCTTTATACTTTCAATTTAA